One window of Phalacrocorax carbo chromosome 1, bPhaCar2.1, whole genome shotgun sequence genomic DNA carries:
- the FZD4 gene encoding frizzled-4, translating to MAGGHGGGAAGRGRLLALLLAGLLGGARGFGDEEERRCDAIRIAMCQNLGYNVTKMPNLVGHELQADAELQLTTFTPLIQYGCSSQLQFFLCSVYVPMCTEKINIPIGPCGGMCLSVKRRCEPVLKEFGFAWPDSLNCSKFPPQNDHNHMCMEGPGDEEVPLHSKTSLQPGEECHSMGSNSDQYIWVKRSLNCVLKCGYDAGLYSRSAKEFTDIWMAVWASLCFISTAFTVLTFLIDSSRFSYPERPIIFLSMCYNIYSIAYIVRLTVGRERISCDFEEAAEPVLIQEGLKNTGCAIIFLLMYFFGMASSIWWVILTLTWFLAAGLKWGHEAIEMHSSYFHIAAWAIPAVKTIVILIMRLVDADELTGLCYVGNQNLDALTGFVVAPLFTYLVIGTLFIAAGLVALFKIRSNLQKDGTKTDKLERLMVKIGVFSVLYTVPATCVIACYFYEISNWAVFRYSADDSNMAVEMLKIFMSLLVGITSGMWIWSAKTLHTWQKCSNRLVNSGKVKREKRADGWVKPGKGNETVV from the exons ACGAGGAGGAGCGGCGCTGCGACGCCATCCGCATCGCCATGTGCCAAAACCTGGGCTACAATGTCACCAAGATGCCCAACCTGGTGGGACACGAGCTGCAGGCGGACGCGGAGCTGCAGCTCACCACCTTCACCCCCCTCATCCAGTACGGctgctccagccagctccag TTCTTCCTTTGTTCGGTCTATGTCCCGATGTGCACCGAGAAGATTAACATCCCCATAGGTCCCTGCGGTGGCATGTGCCTTTCTGTCAAAAGAAGATGTGaacctgttttaaaagaatttggATTTGCCTGGCCGGACAGCCTAAACTGCAGCAAATTCCCACCCCAGAATGATCACAACCACATGTGCATGGAGGGCCCAGGAGATGAAGAGGTTCCCCTTCATAGCAAGACCTCcttgcagcctggagaagagtgCCACAGCATGGGCTCTAACTCGGATCAGTACATCTGGGTGAAGAGAAGTTTGAACTGTGTCCTGAAGTGCGGCTACGACGCCGGCCTCTACAGCCGGTCAGCGAAGGAATTCACAGATATCTGGATGGCCGTGTGGGCCAGTCTTTGCTTCATCTCAACTGCCTTCACAGTCCTGACCTTCCTGATTGATTCATCCAGATTTTCCTACCCGGAGCGCCCAATCATATTTTTGAGCATGTGCTACAATATTTATAGCATTGCTTATATTGTGAGGCTAACTGTGGGCCGGGAAAGGATATCCTGTGATTTTGAAGAGGCAGCAGAACCTGTTCTTATCCAAGAAGGTCTTAAGAACACAGGATGTGCTATAATTTTCTTGCTGATGTATTTTTTCGGGATGGCTAGCTCCATCTGGTGGGTTATTCTGACATTGACATGGTTTCTGGCTGCGGGACTCAAGTGGGGCCACGAAGCTATAGAAATGCACAGCTCTTATTTCCATATTGCAGCCTGGGCTATCCCCGCAGTGAAGACCATCGTCATTTTGATTATGAGACTGGTAGACGCAGATGAGCTCACCGGTCTGTGCTACGTTGGCAACCAGAACCTCGATGCGTTGACGGGCTTTGTCGTCGCTCCGCTTTTTACCTACTTGGTCATTGGGACTTTATTCATTGCAGCGGGACTCGTGGCCTTATTTAAAATCAGGTCTAATCTCCAGAAAGATGGAACTAAAACCGACAAACTCGAAAGACTGATGGTCAAAATCGGTGTCTTTTCAGTGCTGTACACTGTTCCAGCAACGTGTGTCATTGCCTGTTATTTCTACGAAATCTCCAACTGGGCTGTTTTCCGCTATTCAGCAGATGATTCCAATATGGCAGTGGAGATGCTCAAAATCTTCATGTCCCTCCTGGTGGGTATCACATCAGGTATGTGGATCTGGTCAGCCAAAACTCTGCACACGTGGCAGAAGTGCTCGAACAGACTGGTGAACTCAGGGAAAGTGAAACGGGAGAAGAGAGCAGATGGTTGGGTGAAACCTGGGAAAGGGAACGAGACTGTGGTATGA